The following are from one region of the Capsicum annuum cultivar UCD-10X-F1 chromosome 1, UCD10Xv1.1, whole genome shotgun sequence genome:
- the LOC124898802 gene encoding flavonol sulfotransferase-like, producing the protein MSSSNVPSKAASRLSTNYGSEDFKEMHKKYREMITTLPRREPHHDVHDVYQYQGFWYPIPFLESALCMQENFNAQPSDIFLCSVPKTGTTLLKALTFSIMTRHMFHHNDPNNPLFNKVPHECLLFLEFDFLHNPELVDTSLPLLATHLPYNVLPKSILQSNNCKIIYIYIENPKIRWFLCGISHKGLKKKIVVLVPLHLIRNSSGFAKEKVDMDLIGIMCWSIGKQVLRLEYWKASIERPDRVFFFKYEDLKEDTLGYMKKLADFTEKPFSKEEEAQGVPGEIVVRYDDEIDETTFIAIGDSNLDEEDEASGEKVKGSKKHWYWIMLAQET; encoded by the exons ATGAGTTCCTCTAATGTCCCTTCCAAAGCTGCTAGCCGTTTATCTACCAATTATGGATCAGAAGATTTCAAGGAAATGCACAAAAAATATAGAGAGATGATAACAACTCTTCCTAGACGAGAGCCACATCATGATGTTCATGATGTCTACCAATATCAAGGCTTTTGGTACCCTATACCCTTCTTAGAATCAGCTTTATGTATGCAAGAAAACTTCAATGCTCAACCCTCTGATATTTTCCTTTGCAGTGTTCCAAAAACAGGTACCACTTTGCTTAAAGCCCTAACCTTCTCCATTATGACTAGACATATGTTTCATCACAATGATCCAAATAACCCTTTATTCAATAAGGTACCTCATGAATGTCTACTCTTCCTGGAATTTGATTTTCTCCACAATCCTGAACTTGTAGACACCAGCTTGCCATTATTAGCCACACATCTTCCTTACAATGTCTTACCTAAATCTATATTACAATCAAATAATTGCAagatcatttatatatatatagagaacCCAAAGATACGTTGGTTTCTTTGTGGCATTTCTCACAAaggattgaaaaagaaaattgtggTACTAGTACCATTACACTTGATCAGGAATTCAAGTGGTTTTGCCAAGGAAAAAGTGGATATGGACCTTATTGGGATCATGTGTTGGAGTATTGGAAAGCAAGTATTGAGATTGGAGTATTGGAAAGCAAGTATTGAGAGACCAGATAGAGTGTTCTTCTTCAAATACGAAGATTTGAAGGAGGACACATTGGGATATATGAAGAAGTTGGCGGACTTCACGGAGAAACCTTTCTCTAAGGAGGAAGAAGCACAAGGTGTGCCTGGGGAAATTGTGGTGCGAT atgatgatgaaattgatgaaacaaCATTCATTGCCATtggagattcaaacttagatgaAGAGGATGAGGCTTCTggg GAGAAGGtaaaaggaagcaaaaagcatTGGTACTGGATAATGCTTGCTCAAGAaacatga